CATAATCAACAATTCTTTTATCAAGAGTTTGATAATAATCGTGGGCTGTAGCATAAGTTCCGGTCAACGCCTTAGTCACATCATGAAAAGTTGGTGCATTTTCAATCCAAGTTTTTTGATAAAACAATGGATCAGTAGAAATGCCATGACGTAATTTAGTTCCATTATCATTAAATGAATCATTGAAAGTCGCATATTTTCTAAAATCAGCAGTTATATAATAACTATTACCGTTGGCATCTTCTTCTCGAGTTTTCTTAGCATATTTATCACCTGTCCACGTATCATTAGCTTTCATACCAAATAAGTTATTGGCATTAACCGCTAACTCAGATTGTCCCCAGTTTGATTCAACAATTGCTTGGGCCAACATTACTGATGGATAAACACCATATTTTTTAGCTGATTTTTCTGCCTGAACTGCCGCAACATCTAAAAATTCTTCTTGTTGATCAGTTAACAGAGCTGTTTTGGATTTTGACGAAGCTGAGTCTGCCAAAGCTATTTGACTAACATTAAATGGAGTAGCTGCTACAAAAATTGCTGCTGCTACCAGACTAGTTATTATTTTTTTCATAATTAAAACACCTTCCATATCTACTCTGGAAATAGCTCATTGATTCTATTTTCATCAAAGCCGAAAAACCAAGTTAATAAAAATCCACCTAAATACGCAATTAGCATGGCAATGATAAATTGTAATTGCTGACCAGGTTGAATAATCAATAATCCAAAGATTCCTGATACACCTTGAGACACTGTCCCTAAGTGAAACAATGATGCTGCAACACCACCAAAACCAGCACCTAAACAAGCGGTAATAAATGACTTACCTAATGGTAAAGTTACAGCATACATTAGTGGCTCGCCAACACCTAAAATTGCAACTGGGATTGAACTCATTGCCAATTTTTTAAAGCGCTTATTTTTACTTCTAAAATACAAGGCTAGTCCAGATCCTACTTGACCACCACCGGCCATTGTTATGATTGGCAGCAAATAATTGATACCATGCGTTGGCCCCGTTGGGTCGTTTAACATTACATGGATTGGCGTTAAAGCCTGATGCAACCCAACTGATACTAAACCTAAGAATGAAGATGACAGAATATAGCCACCAATCCAACTGAGCTTAGTATACATAAAGTCCATTACAACATATATGATATTAGTTAACCAACTACCAAAAGGCTGCAAGAATACCACGGATACTAGACAACAAAAGACAAGCGTTAAGATAGGTGTAAAGAAAGTATCTAAAATATTTGGCATCCAAGTTCTTATCCATCTTTCAGTTAGAGCAATAAAAATACCCATAAATAACGCAGTCATCAACCCGCCAATTCCTGTAACATACGGTTGATTAGTAATTGGCATCGAAATAGCTAATGAGGCCAAAGGAAATGACGGGATTCCACTTAAACAAAAAATACCGCCAATCCCACCTAAAATTGCTGAACCCTTGAATTCCTTTGCAGCATTCATTCCAACAAAGACGGGTAAAAAGGCAAATAGTCCCCAGCCAATAGTCTTAATGGTTATATACCACCAATCATTAGCAAAAGCATTACCTGTCTGATAATCAATTACGTTAGTTATTCCGTTAACTAGTCCTGCAGCAATAATACCTGGTAGTAATGGAACAAATACATTGGCAATATGGTGTAATCCTCTTTGAAGAGGTTTATCATGCTTAGCCTTTTGTGTAGCCTTATTCTTCTGGGCTTGTACTTTAACATCATCTAAATTGCCAACATCATCGTCGTCTTGTCCCAAGTCCAAATTAGCCAAAGCAGAAAATTCTGCCGCCACTTTAGCTACCTTCCCAGGTCCAAGTACAACTTGCAAATCATTATCTTGACTAACAACACCCAAAACACCATCTGTACTCTTTAGTTCATCAATATTAGCCTTAGATTTGTCAATAAGAGTTAGACGCAAGCGAGTCATACAAGAAATAACTGCTTTTACATTTTCTTTACCTCCCACTGAATCCAGAATTTTTTTGGCTAAAATTTGTTCGCTATCTTTCTTCATTGTAGTTACCCTTTAATTTAATTGATCTAAAGCCCAACCATAAGCATTTGGTGCAACTTTAGTCCAGTAAGTCCAATTGTGATTATCGCCAGAATCCTTAACGAACTTAACATTAACATCATTAGTCTCTAGCTCTTTAACAAATCTAGAAACATCTTTAATTGGTACAGTCGTATCAGCTGAAGTCGATTCTACAAAAAACTTTACCTTGCGTGAATCAGAGTTTATATATCTAGTTGGAAAAACCGAATTATAAAATTTATCAGACCAGCTAACATCACCGTCCATAAAAGCATGCATCCTCATTCTAATTGGATTATCTTTAGGCAAATGCCGCCAAACCGCTGGAGAAATTAAGACTGCTTTATTAAAAATAGTTGGGTACTTCAAAGCTAAACGAGCAGCACCATAACCGCCCATAGAAATACCACCAATTGCGGTACTATTTGGATCAGTCTTAGTCTTATATAGCTTATTGATTGTTGGGATCAAGTCATCAACAATCGCACTCTCCATTTGCATTCCACCATTTTTTTGATTGATGTAGAAGCTGTTAAAACCATCAATAAAAACCACAATCATTTTTTCATTTTTACGGTGAATTAACCCATCCAAAATCTGTTGCGAATTAAAGCGTTCTAGCAAATTTCGGTGATTGCCATCAACTCCATGCATCATATAGAGGACTGGATAACGCTTGTTACTATTTGCGTTATATCCTGCAGGCAAATAAACATCATAATCCCAATCCATATGGAGTTTTTTCGAATACATTGTTGTCGTTACAACTTGACTTTGATTCGGTTTAACCGCAGAATCAGCAGCAGCTTTTTTCTGTCCACAACCAGTTAACAATAATCCTAGAGGTAATACTGCTAATGCTGAAAGCCAATATTTTCTTGATTTCATTACTTTTTCTCTTTCTAAAGTAAGAATGTTATTTATCTAAAACATAATCTTTTATTTGCTTACCAAGCTTTGATTTTAAAAACTGATCAATGCTATTTCCACGCTTGCTTCTAGCTTTTAAAGTATCAAATATCGCATGGAGATCATTTTTATCAGAATAGCTTTGATCACCAGAATTTTTCTGAATTTCATTATAACGTTGGGTCGCTAAGCTAATTAGTTTACTATTATTAGCAGAAGTGGAATCATTATTAATTCCTGCATACGCTAGTCCAACAATATCACCATATTTAGCAAGTAAATAATGGCTGCCAGCAAAATCATTCGGGGTTTCTTTAGCATTAATAATCGGTGTGTTTCGACAATTCGTTAGCAATATAACTGCTGTATTATCACGAGGATCAACAACTGTTAAAGTTCCTGTCCAACCTGTATGACCTACAGTATTTGCATCAGACAAGTTAGAAAAGGCCCATGAATATTTCCCACTAGCTTCACGCCTCCAACCCAAACCGTATGAAGAATCTGTAGATTTAGGCTTTATAAATTCATCCAAAGTGTCCTCATCAAAAATTTTACTTTCACCGTAACCGCCATGATTAATGACAGTTTGTGCTAAAACGGCTAAATCGCTCGCATTACTAAACAATCCGGCATGTCCGCTGACACCTTTCATCGTATAGTAAGCTTTCTCATCGTGAACTTCGCCTTGAATCGTATGTGTTCTAATGTTGTTAAAATTAATCGTATGATCTCGAGTATTACCATTTAATTCAGTTGCCGCAATTTGATTCTTAGAAAATCCTTTCTTTAAAGGGTTAAAAAGAGTATGCGTCAAATTTAATTGCTGATATATATTATTTTCAACATAGTCATCTTCAGACTGGCCAGTTACTTTTTCAACAATTAATCCTAATAACATATAATCTACATCTGAATAAATAGTTTTAGTTCCTGGCTTATAAGCAAGCGGAGTTGCAATTATTTTTTTCAAAACTTCAGACCGCTCTTGTGTATACACCGGGTTGATATTTTTACTAGTTTTATCAGAACCAGTTGGATCATAATTATTGTTATGATATTGCGGATCTGCTGGAAAACCAGCTTGATGCATTAAAATATCACGAATAGTTAAATTGGATTTACCCTTAATTGCGTCACTGGCTCCATCTTGAAAATCAGGAAAAATTGTTGCTACTTTTGCATTAATGTCTAATTTACCTTCTGAAACCAGTTTTTGAATTGCAAAATTAGTGGCATACATTTTGGTATTGGAAGCCAAATCATACAAGGTATTATTATTTACTTTAGTACCTGTTTTTAGCCGCTTATCGTTTTCAGAGTAACTATTTAGTAATCCATATGCACTTTTCTTGATAATCTTACCATTATGCACAATGGCTAATTGAGCTGAACTAAATCCATGATTAATTTCTTGTTTAATTAATGTATCTAATAATTTAAACGAATTGTTCTGTAAATTAGCTTTTTTCTTTGAAGCGTCAGTTAGAGTTGGATATGGAACCCTAACTTTAAGGATATCTTTTTCATTAATCGCTTTATTTACTGAAATTTGTAATGAATTATTGCCATTCTTGGTTAAAGATCCGATTTTTAACTTAGTCCAAGTATTTGACTTGACCGAACTTAAGTTAACTTTTTGACCATTAACATATAAGCCAAATTTTTTTGGCTTATTAGAATAAACTGAAACTTCCCCTTGTCCAGCAAATCCATAAAACTTTCTTGTAACATTATTAAGCAAAGACCAAGTATCAAAATCAGGATTATCATCTTTTTCATCAATTGGAAAAGTCTGAGATAGTTGATAGTCTTTTTTATCATTTGAAGTAGCCAAAACACTCGCCTCTACATTACTCGCTGCCATACTATGACTTATTAAAATTCCAATCAGTAGAACTGAAAATACAACAAAATACTTGTTAAGAATCCTTTTTTTCATTCTAATCCCCTTCATATCGCATTTTAAATTGCTTACATTTTTGAATTCGCTTTCAGTATATAGCAAAGGAAAATAATTTTCAATAAATTTCAAAAAAATAAAAATTTATTTTTTAAGTAAAAGGTGAATCTATAGATAGCAGTATCTTCAATTTTAAAAGAAAAAAGCAGTGGCTTAATATCTCATTGAATATCAAGCCACTACTAGGTTAGTGTATTTTGTGTTAAAGCTTTAATTTTGATTTAGTAATTTATCCTTATAATAATTAAAGAAACTCTTCTTGCCTGTAATAATTGAAGTTGACCCTACCATACCGTATTTTAAAAGTTTTCTAGTTGCTGGGGATACTTGCGCTGTCGAAGTCACAACATAAGCAGTTTGTTGTTTATCAATATTAACTGGTGAAACACTAATTTGTTTAATCTTACCTGTAATGATGACTGGTTTAGGAACATTACGGGTAATTTTAAAGCGGATTTTTTGTCCTCGTTTTACTGAAGAAATATCTGCTGTTGACACGTATGACTTAAGTTGCAGTTCCGTCTGTTTTTGTAAAACCGGATAAATTTGTGCTACTTCACTACCAGCTGGGATATACTGCGCCTTTTGATATTGGTCATTAATATGCAAAACTCCACTTTTAGGTGCTTTAATCCGATAAGTCTTAGCTTGATCTGTCAAATTATCAATATTAGCAGCAACTTCCTGTAACTTTTGACGGTTATCAACTAATTGCTGAGACACTTTCTCTAGTTCCTGCATTTGTAATGAATCAAGCTTGGAGTTATTTTCTTGTAATTGATAATCTGTATCTTTTTTAGATTGCTGATGGTCTTTATGTTGTTGATTTGCTTGCTCATTCTGCGTCAGCACTATCTGCCTTTGTGCCAAATAGTCCTTCAAAATAGCGCGATAACCATATTCATCATCAGTAGTAAAAACATCTTGATTTTGCGAAATTCCCTGCTTTAACAAATTTAAGTTCGTCTGTTGTTGTTGCAAATTCGATTGCTGTTGCTTATAGTATTGCTGCTTATGTTGATCTGCACTAGCATTGTAAACTAATAATAACTCTCCTCGCTTAACTAGCTTACCTTCATGTAATAAATTACGCTTAATTACATTAGTAGAGGATGATTGCACGACCGCTGCCGCGTGTTTAGGTTCAATCGTACCCATACCAGCAATCGTAATCTCCTTTTGTCCCCAAAAAGAAAAAGCTAGAACCACTACAATGATTAACGCCATTGGAATAATAATCATTGTGGAAAAGTTATTGAAACGTTTGGTATAAAATTCGCTACTTTCTAGGTATTTTTGATCCATTATTAACTTCTCCCCTTATTCACTGACCAAATCATAGTAATAGCCATGCTGTGCTAACAAGTCTGCATGCATACCTTGTTCCACTAACTTACCATTATTAAGTACCACGATATTGTCTGTTTCTCGGGCAATCGATAAACGATGCGCAATAAAAATAATGGTGCGATCAGACAACTTCAAGAGATTCTTAACTAGTCGTTTTTCGGTAATAGTATCTAGTCCACTGGTTGACTCATCTAAGATCAACACTTTAGCTGGTGATAATAATGCACGAGCAATTGCCAAACGCTGCTTCTGTCCACCTGACAGAACTGTTGCGTCTTCGTCAAGATGAGTTTCAAATTGCATTGGCATTTTCGCAATATCATCTGCAATTAATGCTGTCTGACAAGCCGCCAAAATATCATCTGGACTAGTATCTGACCGGTTACCTAACTTTAAGTTATCAAGAATTGTCCCTGAAAATAAATACGGATCTTGAGGCAGATAATTAACATAGCTGCGCAAAGTATGCTTATCAATATTCTGTAAATCATGACCATTAATCAAAATTTGGCCTGACTTTGGCTCAAAGAAATTAACTAGCAACTTAACCAACGTGGACTTACCCGATCCACTCATACCAACAATGGTTAACTTTTCATTAGCTGGAATCGTTAAATTAATCTGGTGTAGGACATCTGCGCCATAGCCATATTGGTAGGAGACATTCTTTAATTCAATTGGTCC
This DNA window, taken from Lactobacillus sp. ESL0684, encodes the following:
- a CDS encoding glucosaminidase domain-containing protein, translated to MKKIITSLVAAAIFVAATPFNVSQIALADSASSKSKTALLTDQQEEFLDVAAVQAEKSAKKYGVYPSVMLAQAIVESNWGQSELAVNANNLFGMKANDTWTGDKYAKKTREEDANGNSYYITADFRKYATFNDSFNDNGTKLRHGISTDPLFYQKTWIENAPTFHDVTKALTGTYATAHDYYQTLDKRIVDYDLTKYDPQISNAKITYYVKKNGPTYQWPTDHTETDKASTVTSKQKVTVTKTITYYNATQRMYISGQGWINGSCLTKKQPKVSRKLQHNARVYNKKGKVISKKKLKKGTKVNTESNLTKISGKKFYKIGKNKYVKKTAFVK
- a CDS encoding PTS transporter subunit EIIC, giving the protein MKKDSEQILAKKILDSVGGKENVKAVISCMTRLRLTLIDKSKANIDELKSTDGVLGVVSQDNDLQVVLGPGKVAKVAAEFSALANLDLGQDDDDVGNLDDVKVQAQKNKATQKAKHDKPLQRGLHHIANVFVPLLPGIIAAGLVNGITNVIDYQTGNAFANDWWYITIKTIGWGLFAFLPVFVGMNAAKEFKGSAILGGIGGIFCLSGIPSFPLASLAISMPITNQPYVTGIGGLMTALFMGIFIALTERWIRTWMPNILDTFFTPILTLVFCCLVSVVFLQPFGSWLTNIIYVVMDFMYTKLSWIGGYILSSSFLGLVSVGLHQALTPIHVMLNDPTGPTHGINYLLPIITMAGGGQVGSGLALYFRSKNKRFKKLAMSSIPVAILGVGEPLMYAVTLPLGKSFITACLGAGFGGVAASLFHLGTVSQGVSGIFGLLIIQPGQQLQFIIAMLIAYLGGFLLTWFFGFDENRINELFPE
- a CDS encoding alpha/beta fold hydrolase — protein: MKSRKYWLSALAVLPLGLLLTGCGQKKAAADSAVKPNQSQVVTTTMYSKKLHMDWDYDVYLPAGYNANSNKRYPVLYMMHGVDGNHRNLLERFNSQQILDGLIHRKNEKMIVVFIDGFNSFYINQKNGGMQMESAIVDDLIPTINKLYKTKTDPNSTAIGGISMGGYGAARLALKYPTIFNKAVLISPAVWRHLPKDNPIRMRMHAFMDGDVSWSDKFYNSVFPTRYINSDSRKVKFFVESTSADTTVPIKDVSRFVKELETNDVNVKFVKDSGDNHNWTYWTKVAPNAYGWALDQLN
- the pbp4b gene encoding penicillin binding protein PBP4B; protein product: MKKRILNKYFVVFSVLLIGILISHSMAASNVEASVLATSNDKKDYQLSQTFPIDEKDDNPDFDTWSLLNNVTRKFYGFAGQGEVSVYSNKPKKFGLYVNGQKVNLSSVKSNTWTKLKIGSLTKNGNNSLQISVNKAINEKDILKVRVPYPTLTDASKKKANLQNNSFKLLDTLIKQEINHGFSSAQLAIVHNGKIIKKSAYGLLNSYSENDKRLKTGTKVNNNTLYDLASNTKMYATNFAIQKLVSEGKLDINAKVATIFPDFQDGASDAIKGKSNLTIRDILMHQAGFPADPQYHNNNYDPTGSDKTSKNINPVYTQERSEVLKKIIATPLAYKPGTKTIYSDVDYMLLGLIVEKVTGQSEDDYVENNIYQQLNLTHTLFNPLKKGFSKNQIAATELNGNTRDHTINFNNIRTHTIQGEVHDEKAYYTMKGVSGHAGLFSNASDLAVLAQTVINHGGYGESKIFDEDTLDEFIKPKSTDSSYGLGWRREASGKYSWAFSNLSDANTVGHTGWTGTLTVVDPRDNTAVILLTNCRNTPIINAKETPNDFAGSHYLLAKYGDIVGLAYAGINNDSTSANNSKLISLATQRYNEIQKNSGDQSYSDKNDLHAIFDTLKARSKRGNSIDQFLKSKLGKQIKDYVLDK
- a CDS encoding HlyD family efflux transporter periplasmic adaptor subunit, giving the protein MDQKYLESSEFYTKRFNNFSTMIIIPMALIIVVVLAFSFWGQKEITIAGMGTIEPKHAAAVVQSSSTNVIKRNLLHEGKLVKRGELLLVYNASADQHKQQYYKQQQSNLQQQQTNLNLLKQGISQNQDVFTTDDEYGYRAILKDYLAQRQIVLTQNEQANQQHKDHQQSKKDTDYQLQENNSKLDSLQMQELEKVSQQLVDNRQKLQEVAANIDNLTDQAKTYRIKAPKSGVLHINDQYQKAQYIPAGSEVAQIYPVLQKQTELQLKSYVSTADISSVKRGQKIRFKITRNVPKPVIITGKIKQISVSPVNIDKQQTAYVVTSTAQVSPATRKLLKYGMVGSTSIITGKKSFFNYYKDKLLNQN